A single window of Mycolicibacterium aurum DNA harbors:
- a CDS encoding NCS2 family permease, which yields MNPVDRFFEITARQSTLGTEIRGGVVTFIAMAYIIVLNPIILSGSADVSGNTLDFAQVSATTSLAAGVMTILFGLIARLPFALAAGLGINSFLATTVVGTLTWAEAMGLVVINGIIIVLLAVTGLRRMVFDAVPMQLKLAITAGIGLFILFIGLVDAGFIASTGVPSPPVGLGTGGLGSISTVPTLVFVFTLLLTAILVARKVRGGILIGLVVGTVIAVVIEAIWHLGSATENPGGWSLSVPSLSGSPFSLPDLSLVGEFSLNSFSRIGVLAAVMLVFTLVFANFFDAMGTMTGLSREAGLADDRGTFPRLRAALVVEGAGAVVGGATSSSSNTVFIESGAGIEEGARTGLANVVTGVLFLAAMFISPLASVVPTEVAAAALVVVGAMMVSHLRHIDLAEFSVALPVVLTVAVMPFSYSIANGIGVGFIAWVVMRTAAGKAREVSPLLWIVAAGFAVYFARAPLESVIGA from the coding sequence GTGAATCCAGTGGACCGCTTCTTCGAGATCACGGCCCGCCAGTCGACCCTGGGCACCGAAATCCGCGGTGGTGTCGTCACCTTCATCGCGATGGCATACATCATCGTGCTGAACCCGATCATCCTGTCGGGTTCGGCGGACGTCAGCGGCAACACGCTGGACTTCGCGCAGGTGTCGGCGACCACTTCGCTGGCCGCGGGCGTCATGACGATCCTGTTCGGCCTGATCGCCCGGCTACCGTTCGCCCTCGCCGCGGGCCTGGGCATCAACTCGTTCCTCGCCACCACCGTGGTCGGCACGCTGACGTGGGCCGAAGCCATGGGCCTGGTCGTCATCAACGGCATCATCATCGTCCTGCTCGCGGTGACGGGTCTGCGTCGCATGGTGTTCGACGCGGTGCCGATGCAGCTCAAGCTCGCGATCACCGCGGGCATCGGGCTCTTCATCCTGTTCATCGGTCTGGTGGATGCGGGATTCATCGCCTCGACCGGTGTTCCGTCGCCGCCGGTGGGCCTTGGCACGGGCGGGCTCGGTTCCATCAGCACCGTGCCGACGCTGGTGTTCGTCTTCACCTTGCTGCTCACCGCCATCCTGGTGGCCAGGAAAGTTCGCGGCGGCATTCTGATCGGGCTGGTGGTCGGCACCGTGATCGCCGTCGTGATCGAGGCGATCTGGCATCTGGGATCGGCTACCGAAAATCCCGGCGGATGGAGTCTTTCGGTGCCGTCCCTGTCGGGTTCGCCGTTCTCACTGCCCGATCTGTCGCTGGTCGGCGAGTTCAGCCTGAACAGCTTCAGCCGGATCGGCGTCCTCGCGGCGGTGATGCTGGTGTTCACACTCGTGTTCGCCAACTTCTTCGACGCCATGGGCACGATGACGGGTCTGTCCCGCGAAGCGGGCCTCGCCGACGACCGGGGCACGTTCCCGAGGCTGCGGGCGGCGCTGGTGGTCGAGGGCGCGGGCGCGGTCGTCGGCGGTGCGACGTCGTCGTCGTCGAACACGGTCTTCATCGAGTCGGGCGCGGGTATCGAGGAGGGTGCGCGGACGGGGCTGGCCAACGTGGTGACCGGTGTGCTGTTCCTGGCCGCCATGTTCATCTCACCGCTGGCTTCGGTGGTCCCGACGGAGGTGGCTGCCGCTGCTCTGGTGGTGGTCGGCGCCATGATGGTGTCGCACCTGCGCCACATCGACCTGGCCGAGTTCTCGGTGGCGTTGCCCGTCGTGCTGACGGTCGCGGTCATGCCGTTCAGCTACTCGATCGCCAACGGTATCGGCGTGGGTTTCATCGCCTGGGTCGTGATGCGCACGGCCGCAGGCAAGGCCCGCGAGGTCAGCCCGCTGCTGTGGATCGTGGCCGCCGGGTTCGCGGTCTACTTCGCGCGCGCACCGCTGGAGTCGGTCATCGGAGCGTGA
- a CDS encoding acyl-CoA dehydrogenase family protein, giving the protein MGTAEELADQEFVFTEEQAQLRAAVRKFCADHVDESAVRRWMESHPPFDPKVWARLGSELGVLGMSVPEADGGVGGTLIDQAVAVEELGAVLACGPLFGTVYLAIPALVASSQSPARSALLAQLLDGTRTAAFAVADDAGAFDPAAVAVEAVDTGGEWTLNGTVERVVDAGAADVILVAATGPDGLGLFAVDADSVGVQRISLGTLDLTRPQATVGLVGAAAQLIAGPDEAERVITHALQVGGALLAVEQVGAAQHLLDLTVDYAKARLQFGRPIGSFQAVKHRLADDLVAIEHARSSAYHAVWALAHRLEVPDDPALAVSIAQATCSAAGVRVASDAIQVHGGIGFTWEHQAHLYYKRAYTDAALLGNAEQHRTQVARFVLDVAPDRDAPRVATGIPT; this is encoded by the coding sequence ATGGGCACCGCTGAGGAGCTTGCGGATCAGGAATTCGTGTTCACCGAGGAGCAGGCACAGCTGCGCGCGGCGGTACGCAAGTTCTGCGCCGACCACGTCGATGAGAGCGCGGTCCGCAGGTGGATGGAGTCCCACCCGCCGTTCGACCCGAAGGTCTGGGCGCGGCTCGGCTCGGAGTTGGGCGTGCTGGGCATGTCGGTGCCCGAGGCCGACGGCGGCGTGGGCGGCACCCTGATCGACCAGGCAGTCGCGGTCGAGGAGCTCGGCGCCGTGCTGGCCTGCGGCCCGCTGTTCGGCACCGTGTACCTCGCGATCCCGGCGCTCGTCGCCTCCTCGCAAAGCCCTGCGCGCAGCGCACTACTGGCTCAGCTGCTCGACGGCACCCGTACCGCCGCGTTCGCGGTCGCCGACGACGCAGGTGCGTTCGATCCGGCAGCTGTGGCCGTGGAAGCGGTCGACACCGGCGGCGAGTGGACTCTCAACGGCACCGTGGAGCGGGTCGTCGACGCCGGGGCCGCGGACGTGATCCTGGTGGCCGCTACCGGCCCCGACGGTCTCGGCCTGTTTGCGGTTGACGCCGATAGCGTTGGCGTGCAACGTATTTCACTGGGCACACTGGACCTGACCCGACCGCAGGCCACCGTCGGTCTGGTTGGCGCGGCGGCGCAGCTGATCGCAGGCCCTGACGAGGCGGAGCGGGTGATCACGCACGCGCTGCAGGTCGGGGGCGCACTGCTGGCAGTCGAGCAGGTGGGCGCCGCCCAGCACCTGCTCGACCTGACGGTCGACTACGCCAAGGCTCGACTGCAGTTCGGCAGACCGATCGGTTCTTTCCAGGCGGTCAAGCACCGCCTGGCCGATGACCTGGTCGCGATCGAACACGCCAGATCATCGGCCTATCACGCCGTGTGGGCGCTGGCACACCGCCTCGAGGTGCCCGACGATCCGGCGCTGGCGGTCAGCATCGCGCAGGCGACCTGCTCGGCAGCGGGCGTTCGGGTTGCCTCCGACGCCATCCAGGTACACGGTGGTATCGGATTCACCTGGGAGCATCAGGCCCACCTGTACTACAAGCGGGCCTACACCGATGCCGCACTGCTGGGCAACGCCGAACAGCACCGCACCCAGGTGGCCCGGTTCGTGCTCGACGTCGCGCCGGACAGAGATGCACCACGCGTGGCCACCGGGATTCCGACTTGA
- a CDS encoding acyl-CoA dehydrogenase family protein, producing MGTDADADRIADAARRVVQTHDPKSVPIPEFLGACFDAGLSWVHFPEGFGGLGVSRGLQAVADRILQGAGGPVPLGLNPMGYGMAAPTVREHAQTDDVRKQLLRPLATTEDIWCQLFSEPGAGSDLAGLATSAVLDGDSWVVNGQKVWTSLAHRAKWGLLLARTDPGVAKHKGLTYFVIDMHGEGVQTRPLRQLTGHAEFNEVYMTDARIPDTFRLGGVGDGWRVAMTTLMNERSALGGSGNRRGAGTISDAVALWASRPDLHTPVLRDRLTSLWLRAEAQRLTSERSRASATVGGPGPEASIGKLVGAELNQHIYEFCMDLLGPEGILYDGYGMRGADADGGDWRGPIQQRFLRSRANTIEGGTSEVMRNILAERVLGLPGDLRADAGMAWKEIPRG from the coding sequence ATGGGCACTGATGCCGATGCCGACCGGATCGCCGACGCCGCACGACGGGTAGTCCAGACGCACGACCCGAAGTCGGTCCCGATCCCTGAATTTCTGGGCGCCTGTTTTGACGCGGGTCTGTCGTGGGTGCATTTCCCCGAAGGATTCGGCGGCCTCGGGGTGTCCCGCGGACTGCAGGCCGTCGCCGACCGGATACTGCAGGGTGCCGGCGGCCCGGTCCCTCTCGGCCTGAATCCGATGGGGTACGGCATGGCCGCGCCCACTGTGCGCGAGCACGCCCAGACCGACGACGTGCGCAAGCAACTCCTGCGGCCGCTGGCCACCACCGAGGACATCTGGTGCCAGCTGTTCTCCGAGCCGGGTGCAGGCTCGGACCTTGCCGGCCTGGCCACGTCGGCGGTGCTCGACGGCGATTCCTGGGTGGTCAACGGGCAGAAGGTCTGGACCAGCCTGGCCCATCGCGCCAAGTGGGGGCTCCTGCTCGCCCGCACCGATCCGGGCGTGGCCAAGCACAAAGGCCTGACCTACTTCGTGATCGACATGCACGGCGAGGGCGTGCAGACCCGGCCGCTGCGCCAGTTGACCGGTCATGCCGAGTTCAACGAGGTCTACATGACCGACGCGCGCATCCCGGACACCTTCCGGCTCGGCGGTGTCGGCGACGGCTGGCGAGTGGCGATGACGACGTTGATGAACGAACGCAGCGCGCTGGGCGGCAGTGGCAACAGGCGCGGCGCGGGCACCATTTCCGACGCCGTCGCGCTGTGGGCGTCGCGCCCCGATCTGCACACCCCGGTGCTGCGCGATCGGCTGACCAGCCTGTGGCTGCGCGCCGAAGCGCAGCGGCTGACCTCCGAGCGGTCCAGGGCCTCGGCGACCGTCGGCGGACCCGGTCCGGAAGCCTCGATCGGCAAGTTGGTGGGCGCCGAGCTGAACCAGCACATCTATGAGTTCTGCATGGACCTGCTCGGTCCGGAGGGGATCCTCTACGACGGCTACGGAATGCGAGGCGCGGACGCCGACGGCGGGGATTGGCGCGGTCCGATCCAGCAGCGGTTCCTGCGCAGCCGAGCCAACACCATCGAAGGCGGGACGTCCGAAGTGATGCGCAATATTCTCGCCGAGCGGGTGCTCGGTCTGCCCGGGGATCTGAGGGCGGATGCCGGGATGGCGTGGAAGGAGATCCCGCGTGGCTGA
- a CDS encoding STAS domain-containing protein — protein MYGNPTFHCDGAGIRAHCRQLATVVTIAGHLDVVNVERAARYIDRFILAEKPFVLDLTDVDSFTEEAISLLFTIDDLCSAAGVEWSLIASRAVEQTLHDAGIEFDGAGSVPEALNHFADAMVARRQLLPLLTKSA, from the coding sequence ATGTACGGTAATCCGACGTTCCACTGCGACGGTGCCGGCATTCGGGCGCACTGCCGTCAACTGGCCACCGTCGTGACCATCGCGGGCCACCTCGACGTGGTCAACGTCGAACGGGCGGCCCGGTACATCGATCGGTTCATCCTCGCGGAGAAGCCCTTCGTCCTGGACCTCACCGACGTCGATTCCTTTACCGAGGAAGCCATTTCGCTGCTGTTCACCATCGACGACCTCTGCTCCGCCGCCGGTGTCGAGTGGTCGCTGATCGCCAGCCGTGCGGTCGAGCAGACACTCCATGACGCCGGTATCGAGTTCGACGGGGCCGGTTCGGTCCCCGAGGCGCTCAACCATTTCGCCGATGCGATGGTCGCCCGCCGTCAGCTGCTCCCCCTGCTCACCAAGTCTGCGTAA
- a CDS encoding DNA polymerase domain-containing protein, with protein MAARESYEIAGQQVPITNPDKVIFGDLGLTKLDLIHYYASVADGALRGVYDRPMILKRFVKGISEEAVFQKRAPEKRPDFVSVAELKYASGTSAKEAVLHDAGGLVWAVNLGCVDLNPHPVRSGDLEHPDELRVDLDPMPGVGWRQILDVAFVAREVLEDHGLVAWPKTSGSRGFHIYARIHPRWPFKLVRLAAEAVAREVERRAPESATARWWKEERHGVFVDFNQNAKDRTVASAYSVRATPDARVSTPLFWDEVAGCRPEEFTVATVPRRFAEHGDPWEGMDDAVGGLEALLDLADRLGPAEKAPRGAAKSADGRRQSIMPLIEIARTKTKDEALAALAQWRDKYPAAAEKLAPADVLVDGMRGPSSIWYRIRVNLQHVAEDARPPQEDLLADYNPWVNYTGSQQQRRD; from the coding sequence ATGGCCGCGCGCGAGTCCTATGAGATCGCCGGACAGCAGGTGCCGATCACCAACCCGGACAAGGTGATCTTCGGCGATCTCGGACTCACCAAACTCGACCTGATCCACTACTACGCCTCGGTGGCCGACGGTGCCCTGCGTGGGGTCTACGACCGTCCGATGATCCTGAAGCGATTTGTGAAGGGCATCTCCGAGGAAGCCGTCTTCCAGAAGCGGGCCCCGGAGAAACGTCCTGACTTCGTCTCTGTCGCCGAGCTCAAATATGCGTCCGGGACCTCGGCCAAAGAAGCGGTGCTGCACGACGCCGGAGGTCTGGTGTGGGCGGTCAACCTCGGCTGCGTCGACCTCAATCCACACCCGGTCCGCTCCGGCGACCTCGAGCACCCCGACGAATTGCGAGTCGACCTGGATCCGATGCCGGGGGTCGGGTGGCGCCAGATCCTCGACGTCGCCTTCGTCGCAAGGGAGGTGCTCGAAGACCACGGTCTGGTGGCGTGGCCCAAGACGTCAGGCTCACGCGGCTTCCACATCTATGCGCGCATCCACCCGCGCTGGCCGTTCAAGCTCGTCCGGCTGGCGGCCGAGGCGGTTGCACGTGAAGTGGAACGCCGGGCACCGGAGTCGGCGACCGCACGCTGGTGGAAGGAGGAACGCCACGGCGTGTTCGTCGACTTCAACCAGAACGCCAAGGACCGCACCGTCGCCTCGGCGTACTCGGTGCGTGCCACCCCGGATGCGCGGGTGTCGACGCCGCTGTTCTGGGACGAGGTGGCCGGGTGCCGGCCCGAGGAGTTCACCGTGGCGACCGTGCCGCGCCGCTTCGCCGAGCACGGCGACCCGTGGGAGGGCATGGACGACGCAGTCGGCGGTCTGGAGGCGCTCCTCGACCTCGCGGACCGGCTGGGGCCCGCAGAAAAGGCGCCACGGGGCGCCGCCAAGTCTGCCGACGGGCGACGGCAATCGATCATGCCGTTGATCGAGATAGCCAGGACCAAGACCAAGGACGAGGCACTGGCCGCACTGGCGCAGTGGCGTGACAAGTACCCGGCTGCAGCCGAAAAGCTGGCGCCCGCAGATGTTCTCGTCGACGGTATGCGCGGGCCCAGCTCCATCTGGTACCGGATTCGGGTCAACCTGCAGCACGTCGCCGAGGATGCTCGCCCGCCTCAGGAGGACCTGCTGGCCGACTACAACCCCTGGGTGAACTACACCGGATCGCAGCAGCAACGCAGGGATTGA